The DNA segment GGTGGCATTGGTAGCGGTTGCGCTGCATCCGCGTGGGGGAAAACAACAACCTCACCTCCTTCAAGGAGGCCAGCGGAATGGGCATCGCCGGATACTCTCCCGCCGCGACCCACAACACGTCCCCCTGCAGGGTCCACCGCTTCTCGGCCTCAAGCACGGAAATCCGGCAGGCATGCACGGCGGTGAGGGGAGGAGGCAGGCTCATGGAATCCGGGGGAGGGGTGTCCTTTCGTCGCCGTGGACGCTCAGCGGCGCTTCCGCTCCTTCCTGGGGGTGAAGTCCACCTTTTCCGGCTCGAACTTCTCCGGCTCGTATCCCGGGTTCATCCAGCCGATCTCGCCGTGCAACGCCTGCATGTACTGGAAATGCCCGCCGAAGTCCTCCGGCGGACACGCACGCCCGCCGTCGATGATCTTGGGCCCGCCTTCACCCTCTTCCTTTTTCTCGAAGACGACCTCATGGATCCACTCGTCCGCGAAGTCATAGCGGTAGAGCAGCCGCATCGGCAGCTTCTTCTTGCCGATGTAGTCCGCCACCGTGACCTGCGTCTCATCCTGGAACTCGCCGATGACGCCCTGGATGCCGACCGGGCCGATCACATCGACCAGGCGCTTGCCCTTGCCATGGCGGAATTCATGGGGACTCTTGTTCTCCCACCCCATCGACGCCTGGATCGCGTTGTGGAGGTCGAGGAAGGTCGCCTGCGTGGAAATGGAGAAGCGTCTCCAGATCTCCGGCTTGATGCCATAGAGGAACACCTTCACCACCACGCGGCCGCCATTTTCTTTCGACATGCCGCCAGCATGGAAAATCCGCGCGGAAGGATCAAATGGGAATTCTCCGCGTCCGGGCGGGACGCAGTGTCAACCGATGCGCGCTCCGCCAAACCGGAGCGCGGGAATTTCCACCGCTCAGAACTTCCAGCTTCCCTGGGAGGTCGGCGGCAGCGGGGAGCCCTCCTTGGTCTGGCCGGTCGATTCGAGATCCTCCGAAGGCGCGATGCGGTGCTGGCGGATCTTGGTCGCCTGGTCGCCCGGCAATTCAGGCCGGCGTTCCGTGGCGCAGGAAGCGAGGAACAGGGACACGGCGGCGCAGCAGAACAGCAGGGCGGATTTTGTCATGGAGCGGAATCTAACGGATCGGCGCGGAACTTGCAAACCGCTTGTGGGGGTCCCGTGGAAAAAGCCACTCAGGGCGCCGGAGCCTCCCGCGGGGGCAGGGGGAACTGGATCTCCAGGTAGCCCTGGGGCAGGTCGTTGAGGAGGGCCGCGCCCTTGTATTTCTCCGGATCCTTGGGGATCCACAGCTTGTGGGTGAAGCCCATCTGGATCCGCTTCCGGTCCGCCAGATTCGCGGTGTCCTCCGCCTTTGCGGGCAGCACGTCGCAGCGCATGGGAGCAATCGACCCGTCCGCCATCCGGATGCGGAAGTTGGCCTTCGCAAGGTCCAGGGTTTCCCCAGGCTTCGCCGCCTTGAGGAATGCCGCGACCATTTTCACCCCACCCACATCCTCACCCGGCATCTGGTGCGCGAACTGCGCGAACTCATCGTAAGGGAAGACATTCGGTTCGGCGGCGGAAAGCGTGCCTGCCACCAACAGGAAACCCATCGCCATCAAAAGGACGCGCATATCCCGGACACTACCACCCCAGCCCGGCTCCGTCGAGCAGTATGGAGGTCGGCCCACCTGCATCCCCGCATCCCAGAATGCTCAATACCCGGCGATGATCCTCACCGTGACGATCACAAACGCGACCAGCGCGAGGATCTCAAGGATGATCAGAATCAGGGGGATGCCTTTTCTGGTGGGCTTCATGCGGGAACAGGAGCCAGTTTGCGCAATCGCAAAACACCATTCAATAGGTAAAAAAGAAGGAAAGGAAAGGACGGAAACGGAGAAGCGCATCCATCGTCCGATTTTCCGCATGGCTGCTACGATTTGCCATCGTGATATGGATCACGGACTTTGAATAATGCGGCTTCTTCCTGCCGGGGGAAAGTCCCTCACTTGTCCAGCAGGCCACGGATCATGGTCGCATCGAGGCGGCCTGAG comes from the Luteolibacter sp. SL250 genome and includes:
- a CDS encoding plasmid pRiA4b ORF-3 family protein, coding for MSKENGGRVVVKVFLYGIKPEIWRRFSISTQATFLDLHNAIQASMGWENKSPHEFRHGKGKRLVDVIGPVGIQGVIGEFQDETQVTVADYIGKKKLPMRLLYRYDFADEWIHEVVFEKKEEGEGGPKIIDGGRACPPEDFGGHFQYMQALHGEIGWMNPGYEPEKFEPEKVDFTPRKERKRR